A DNA window from Phaenicophaeus curvirostris isolate KB17595 chromosome 11, BPBGC_Pcur_1.0, whole genome shotgun sequence contains the following coding sequences:
- the CISH gene encoding cytokine-inducible SH2-containing protein has protein sequence MLLPWSRSDMILCVQGPHPLLAEEKIQRLSLRGIAADLSEPIMQPLPVVAFQEESAPPFAAPVPDSNPPQTRDPEEDLLCIAKTFSYLRESGWYWGSITASEAKQHLQKMPEGTFLVRDSTHPSYLFTLSVKTNRGPTNVRIEYADSKFRLDSNYLSKPRILAFPDVVSLIQHYVTSCTTDSKNEAPYPPPSPLPPMQKEMAAAAVHLKLIRPLSRKDNIPSLQHLCRLRINKSAADVDQLPLPRRMGDYLKQYPFQL, from the exons ATGCTCCTCCCTTGGTCCAGGAGTGACATGATCCTGTGTGTTCAGGG ACCTCATCCTTTGCTGGCGGAGGAGAAGATCCAGAGGCTGTCGCTCAGGGGCATCGCGGCGGATTTGTCAGAGCCCATCATGCAGCCGCTCCCAGTTGTGGCCTTCCAGGAGGAGTCTGCGCCTCCCTTTGCGGCCCCGGTTCCAGACAGCAACCCCCCTCAGACGCGAGACCCCGAGGAAGACCTTCTCTGCATTGCAAAAACCTTCTCCTACCTGCGAGAATCTG GTTGGTACTGGGGATCCATCACTGCCAGTGAGGCCAAGCAGCATCTCCAAAAGATGCCTGAAGGCACCTTCCTGGTACGGGACAGCACCCACCCCAGCTACCTGTTCACGCTTTCTGTCAAGACGAACCGGGGTCCGACCAACGTGCGCATTGAATACGCCGACAGCAAGTTCCGGCTGGACTCAAACTACTTGTCCAAGCCTCGCATCCTGGCTTTCCCAGATGTGGTCAGTCTCATCCAGCACTATGTCACGTCCTGCACAACGGACAGCAAGAACGAAGCTCCTTACCCGCCTCCGTCTCCTCTACCTCCCATGCAAAAAGagatggcagcagctgcagtccaCTTGAAACTCATCCGACCGCTCAGCCGCAAGGACAACATCCCCAGCCTACAGCACCTCTGCCGGCTACGGATTAACAAGTCCGCGGCCGACGTGGACCAGCTCCCACTCCCTCGGCGGATGGGGGACTATTTGAAGCAATACCCCTTCCAGCTCTGA